In Peromyscus eremicus chromosome 2, PerEre_H2_v1, whole genome shotgun sequence, a single genomic region encodes these proteins:
- the Dffb gene encoding DNA fragmentation factor subunit beta isoform X1: MCAVLRQPKSVKLRALHSACKFGVAARSCQELLHKGCVRFQLPVSGSRLCLYEDGTEVTDDYFPGLPNDTELLLLTAGQNWQGYVSDITRFLSVFNEPHAGVIRAARQLLSDEQAPLRQKLLADLLHHVSQNITAETREQDPSWFEGLESRFRNKSSYLRYSCESRIRGYLREVSAHACVVDPVAREEYERVLSSMCRKLKSVKYNGSYFDRGAKASSRLCTPEGWFSCQGPFDLDSCLSKHSINPYGNRESRILFSTWNLDHIIEKKRTVVPTLAEAIQDGREVNWEYFYSLLFTAENLKLVHIACHKKTTHKLQCDHSRIYRPQTGFKKKRPARRRR; this comes from the exons ATGTGCGCTGTACTCCGCCAACCCAAGAGCGTCAAGTTGCGAGCCCTACACAGCGCGTGCAAGTTCGGCGTGGCGGCCCGGAGCTGCCAGGAGTTGCTGCACAAGGGCTGCGTCCGCTTCCAG CTCCCGGTGTCGGGCTCCCGGCTGTGCTTGTACGAAGATGGCACGGAGGTGACCGACGACTACTTCCCGGGGCTTCCCAACGACACTGAACTCCTGCTGCTCACTGCTGGCCAGAACTGGCAAGGCT ATGTGAGTGACATCACTCGCTTCCTCAGTGTGTTTAATGAGCCACATGCTGGGGTCATCCGGGCTGCACGGCAGCTGCTGTCAGATGAGCAGGCCCCACTGAGGCAGAAGCTGCTGGCCGACCTTCTGCATCATGTCAGCCAGAACATCACTGCTGAGACCCGGGAGCAGGACCCATCCTGGTTTGAAG GTTTGGAGTCTCGATTCAGGAATAAGTCTAGCTACCTGAGATATAGCTGCGAGAGCCGGATCCGGGGCTACCTGAGAGAG GTAAGTGCACACGCCTGTGTGGTGGATCCAGTGGCTCGAGAAGAATATGAGCGGGTCCTTAGCTCCATGTGCCGGAAGCTCAAGTCTGTGAAGTACAATGGCAGCTACTTCGACAGAGGTGCAAAGGCCAGCAGCCGCCTCTGTACTCCAGAAGGCTGGTTTTCCTGCCAG GGCCCCTTTGACCTGGATAGCTGTCTTTCCAAGCACTCCATCAACCCCTATGGCAACAGGGAGAGCCGGATCCTCTTCAGCACCTGGAACTTGGATCATAT AATAGAGAAGAAGCGCACCGTGGTGCCCACGCTGGCTGAAGCAATCCAGGATGGGCGGGAGGTGAACTGGGAGTACTTCTACAGCCTGCTTTTCACTGCTGAGAACCTGAAGCTGGTGCACATTGCCTGCCACAAGAAGACCACACacaagctgcagtgtgaccaCAGCAGGATCTACCGGCCCCAGACAGGATTCAAGAAGAAGAGGCCTGCTCGGAGGCGCCGGTGA
- the C2H1orf174 gene encoding UPF0688 protein C1orf174 homolog has product MRSRKLTGGVRSSARLRARSNSSASSASAEDIASSTSAKTACLASSSHKTTERRTSKKFKYDKGHLVKAELQKANPKSDTSSLPKVAPVAPCENEFAEDSAEATVPAPESESPPQGCSQPVSEEPSTKTEDGLPTAEPSNAAAEQESVESSAQLTEPVPRTEEVQAPVLQMDSSVFLDDDSNQPMPVSRFFGNVELMQDLPPASSSCPSMSRREFRKMHFRAKEDEDEDDAEM; this is encoded by the exons ATGAGGAGCAGGAAG CTCACAGGTGGAGTGCGATCCTCAGCACGCCTTCGGGCCCGAAGTAACTCTTCAGCCAGCTCGGCCTCTGCCGAGGACATTGCCAGCTCCACATCTGCCAAGACAGCATGTCTG GCTTCCTCATCACACAAGACTACAGAGAGACGCACTTCCAAAAAGTTCAAGTATGACAAAGGTCACCTTGTAAAGGCAGAATTACAGAAAGCTAACCCTAAAAGTGACACTTCTTCTTTGCCAAAAGTGGCCCCTGTGGCCCCTTGTGAAAATGAGTTTGCAGAGGACAGTGCTGAGGCTACTGTCCCTGCACCGGAGAGTGAATCGCCTCCCCAGGGCTGCTCCCAGCCTGTGAGTGAGGAACCCTCAACAAAGACTGAAGATGGCCTGCCCACAGCAGAACCCAGCAACGCTGCCGCAGAGCAGGAGTCTGTTGAGAGTTCTGCCCAACTGACGGAGCCTGTGCCCAGGACAGAGGAAGTGCAGGCACCTGTGCTCCAGATGGACAGCAGCGTCTTTCTAGATGATGACAGCAACCAGCCCATGCCTGTGAGTCGCTTCTTCGGGAACGTTGAGCTTATGCAG GATCTGCCACCAGCCTCTTCATCTTGTCCTTCCATGAGCAGACGAGAATTCAGAAAAATGCATTTCAGAGCcaaagaggatgaggatgaggatgacgCAGAGATGTAG
- the Dffb gene encoding DNA fragmentation factor subunit beta isoform X2, translated as MCAVLRQPKSVKLRALHSACKFGVAARSCQELLHKGCVRFQLPVSGSRLCLYEDGTEVTDDYFPGLPNDTELLLLTAGQNWQGCDFQGLWETCMCFCLSPGVADVSDITRFLSVFNEPHAGVIRAARQLLSDEQAPLRQKLLADLLHHVSQNITAETREQDPSWFEGLESRFRNKSSYLRYSCESRIRGYLREVSAHACVVDPVAREEYERVLSSMCRKLKSVKYNGSYFDRGAKASSRLCTPEGWFSCQGPFDLDSCLSKHSINPYGNRESRILFSTWNLDHIIEKKRTVVPTLAEAIQDGREVNWEYFYSLLFTAENLKLVHIACHKKTTHKLQCDHSRIYRPQTGFKKKRPARRRR; from the exons ATGTGCGCTGTACTCCGCCAACCCAAGAGCGTCAAGTTGCGAGCCCTACACAGCGCGTGCAAGTTCGGCGTGGCGGCCCGGAGCTGCCAGGAGTTGCTGCACAAGGGCTGCGTCCGCTTCCAG CTCCCGGTGTCGGGCTCCCGGCTGTGCTTGTACGAAGATGGCACGGAGGTGACCGACGACTACTTCCCGGGGCTTCCCAACGACACTGAACTCCTGCTGCTCACTGCTGGCCAGAACTGGCAAGGCTGTGA CTTCCAA GGTCTCTGGGAAA cgtgcatgtgtttctgtttgtctccTGGTGTGGCAGATGTGAGTGACATCACTCGCTTCCTCAGTGTGTTTAATGAGCCACATGCTGGGGTCATCCGGGCTGCACGGCAGCTGCTGTCAGATGAGCAGGCCCCACTGAGGCAGAAGCTGCTGGCCGACCTTCTGCATCATGTCAGCCAGAACATCACTGCTGAGACCCGGGAGCAGGACCCATCCTGGTTTGAAG GTTTGGAGTCTCGATTCAGGAATAAGTCTAGCTACCTGAGATATAGCTGCGAGAGCCGGATCCGGGGCTACCTGAGAGAG GTAAGTGCACACGCCTGTGTGGTGGATCCAGTGGCTCGAGAAGAATATGAGCGGGTCCTTAGCTCCATGTGCCGGAAGCTCAAGTCTGTGAAGTACAATGGCAGCTACTTCGACAGAGGTGCAAAGGCCAGCAGCCGCCTCTGTACTCCAGAAGGCTGGTTTTCCTGCCAG GGCCCCTTTGACCTGGATAGCTGTCTTTCCAAGCACTCCATCAACCCCTATGGCAACAGGGAGAGCCGGATCCTCTTCAGCACCTGGAACTTGGATCATAT AATAGAGAAGAAGCGCACCGTGGTGCCCACGCTGGCTGAAGCAATCCAGGATGGGCGGGAGGTGAACTGGGAGTACTTCTACAGCCTGCTTTTCACTGCTGAGAACCTGAAGCTGGTGCACATTGCCTGCCACAAGAAGACCACACacaagctgcagtgtgaccaCAGCAGGATCTACCGGCCCCAGACAGGATTCAAGAAGAAGAGGCCTGCTCGGAGGCGCCGGTGA